In Calditrichota bacterium, the DNA window ACGCGAAAAAATCGGTGGCGATCGCGCTGAGAAATCGCTGGCGAAGACAACAGGTCGAGGAAGATCTGCGCGAAGAAATTATGCCGAACAACATTATTTTGATCGGTCCCACCGGCGTGGGAAAAACGGAAATCGCGCGCCGATTAGCCCGGCTGTCCGGCGCGCCGTTCATCAAAGTGGAAGCGTCGAAATTCACGGAAGTCGGCTACGTCGGCAGAGATGTCGAATCGATCATCCGCGATCTGGTTGATTTGGCGGTGAATATGGTGCGCGCCAAGAAAACAAAGGAAGTGGAAGCCATCGCCGCGGAAATGGCGAAAGAGCGGTTGTTGGATTTGCTGCTGCCGCCAGTGCACGATCCTGAAGAAATCGAGCGCGGCGATTTGGAGGCGGAGGAATCGTATCAAAAATGGCTGCGCGTCCGGGAAAAACTTCGTCACCAGTTGCAATCCGGAGCTCTGGACAATCGTAAAGTTGAATTGGAAGTTCCGGCAAACACCTCGCCGGTCATGCAGATAATTTCTCCCATGGGCGTGGAAGAAATGGGAATGAATATTCAGGATTTGCTCGGTCCCATGTTTCCCAAAAAGACGAAACGTCGCAAAATGGCAATTCCTGAAGCGCGGAAATATTTGATTCAGGAGGAATCGCAGAAATTGATCGACATGGAAGATGTGGTGAAAGAGGCAATTGAGCGTGTGGAAAATGCGGGTATTGTTTTTCTGGATGAAATTGACAAAATCGCCGGCGAAGAAACAGGCCACGGACCCGATGTGTCGCGCGAAGGCGTGCAGCGAGACTTACTGCCAATTGTAGAAGGCTCGAACGTGCTGACAAAGTATGGCATGGTCAAAACCGATCATATTTTGTTCATCGCTTCCGGTGCATTTCATATCTCCAAACCGTCGGATTTGATCCCGGAATTACAGGGACGGTTTCCCATTCGCGTGGAACTGGATACTCTGACGACTGACGATTTCGTGCGTATTCTCACTGAACCGGAAAATGCTTTGATCAAACAATACACTGCTCTGATGGAAACAGAAGATGTGAAATTGCAATTTACCAAAGGCGCCATTCGTGAAATTGCCAGATTCGCCACGGAAGTGAACGAACGGGCGGAAAATATCGGCGCGCGTCGTCTGCACACAATCTTGACGACTTTGTTGGAAGATATTCTGTTCAACGTTCCTGATGAGAAAATGGAATCAGCGAAGATCACCGACAAAGATGTGAAAAAGACGCTGAAGGATATTGTCGAAGACGAAGATTTGAGCCGGTATATTTTGTAAATCATTCGCTGATGGGATTTTTTTAGCCACCAAGACTCGAAGGTTCCAAGATAAAATTTCTGAAATAGTATTTTCTTTGAGTCTTCGAGGCGAAAATTTTTTTACCGAAAAAAATATGAGGAGGTTCATGTGAAGAAGCATTTTTTGTCGATTGCAGATTTGACGAGAGAAGAAATCGAAGAATGGCTTGATTTGGCGAGTGAAATCAAGGCCAAGCAGAAAAATGGTGAGGACACTCCCTATTTGAAAGGGAAGACGCTGGCGATGGTATTTCAGAAACCGTCAACGCGAACGAGGGTTTCCTTTGAAGTTGGCATGTATCAATTGGGCGGTTACGCGTTGTATCTGGCGCCTACGGATATCGGCGTGGGCACTCGCGAGG includes these proteins:
- the hslU gene encoding ATP-dependent protease ATPase subunit HslU; the encoded protein is MSAKIEQLTPRQIVTELDKYIIGQDNAKKSVAIALRNRWRRQQVEEDLREEIMPNNIILIGPTGVGKTEIARRLARLSGAPFIKVEASKFTEVGYVGRDVESIIRDLVDLAVNMVRAKKTKEVEAIAAEMAKERLLDLLLPPVHDPEEIERGDLEAEESYQKWLRVREKLRHQLQSGALDNRKVELEVPANTSPVMQIISPMGVEEMGMNIQDLLGPMFPKKTKRRKMAIPEARKYLIQEESQKLIDMEDVVKEAIERVENAGIVFLDEIDKIAGEETGHGPDVSREGVQRDLLPIVEGSNVLTKYGMVKTDHILFIASGAFHISKPSDLIPELQGRFPIRVELDTLTTDDFVRILTEPENALIKQYTALMETEDVKLQFTKGAIREIARFATEVNERAENIGARRLHTILTTLLEDILFNVPDEKMESAKITDKDVKKTLKDIVEDEDLSRYIL